GCAGGACATTGATCCGACTCCGGTCCTTCCGGTACATTTCGGTTTCAAAATTCTGGACCACGTTGTCCAGGAAAAGGGTCTCGCGTAATTTCAAACGGTCTTCAGGGTGGACATAGATATCATCAAGATCGATGTTGCCGGCCAGGACCTCCTCCGGAGAGTCGTAACCGAAGGTTCTTGCCAGAGAGGGGTTCACCATCAGGATACGGCCTTCCGGATCGGTGCGGTAGATTCCTTCGGTGGCGTTTTCAACAATGGATCGGTATTGCTCCTGGGCGGCAAAGGTCTCTTCCTTCATGATATTGATGCGGTCTGCCAGGGCAAGGGCAAGCAGAATAACGGTCAGTGCGGAACCGATCTGGGGTCCGTAAATAAAGAGAAAATCGTTGTTCAGGAAGCCAAAAGCGCGGACAACCAGCACAATGATCCCGATATAGAACATCGACCAGGCGAGAATGAAATATCTGGCCGGGCGATACTTCCTCTTCATACAGAGGATTGCGGTGATCATGATGAAGATGATGCAGATGAAAGCTTCAGAGGCTGCAACCTTGATGGAGACGACGTAGTTCGAAAGAAAAGGCAACAGGGCGGAGAAAAGGCCGAGGGCGGAGCAGACGGCGAGAATCCGGTCCAGGAGAGGACTCTGCCGTTTTGTTTCAAGGAAATTTCTGGTGAATGCGGTGGCTCCGAAGCAGGAAAGACAGATGAAGACCGGCAGGGAGTTGCTGTTCCACCAGATCATTTCCGGCCAGAGGTACTCATAGGCCGTTCCGTTCATGATGATCTGGAACATTCCGAAAGTGACGATGAAGATGAGATGATACAGATACCCGATGTCCTTCAGGGTGAACAGGAGCAGCAGGCTGTAGATGATCATCACCAGAATGATTCCGTAATAAATTCCCAGGATGAACTGTTCATTGTGGGATTTCTTGATGAAGGCGCGGGCCGACCAGATGTTCACCGGAAAGGAAAGGGTTGATTCGGATTTGACCTTCACATAGATCGGCGAGCCGGAAAGCGCTTCCTGCGGGAGGATCACCAGCAGGTTGCGATTCTGGATTTCTCTGGAAGCGAAGGGTTGAGCATCGCCGGTTGTTTTGCGGAAGAAGCCCCCCTTCCCGTCGGGGAGGTAGACCTCAACCTGGTCAAGAAGGGGGTAGGCGAATTCGAGGAGCCACTTCCTGTCGGTGGAAAAATTGGCGGCAGGAGTAAACCTGAGCCAGAAAGCGGAAGCTGAAAAACCCATGTTGGGGTTTTGTTGCCGGTTGAGTACGAAACGACTGCTCAGGAATGGTGAAGTGACCTCGTCGATGGTCAGCCGGTTGCTCCGGTCTTCAAGAATTTCAAGATGGAGGTCGAGCGGATAGGATTCCTGCCCTTCAATATAGGTCACCGGTTGCGCGTGTTCACCGGCAAGAGAAGGCACGGGCGGAAACAGAATGAGCCCGGTGAGGGCGATCAGCAACAAGCGGCAATAGGATCGTGGTTGGGTACGGACAGCCGGAATTTTGTTCATTTGTCTTGAGGTTTCTCTGTTGGAGATGGGTCGGGAGTGTCGTGCCGTTTTGTCCGATGACGGGATATGATTTCAAGCAGGTCGTCATATTCAAAGGGCTTGGCAAGGTAATCGTCCATTCCGGCGGCGAGGCATTTTTCCCGGTAACCATCGACTGCGTGAGCGGTCAGGGCAATGATCGGGATATGGACATCCCTCTTCTCCCGACTGCGGATGGTCCGGGAAGTTTCAAAACCGTCCATTCCAGGCATTTCCACATCCATCAGCACGAGGTCGAACCGTTGTCCGGCAAGGAGTTCAAGGGCCTGTTGCCCGCTTTCCGCTTCGCTGACCTTGAATCCCTGTTGTCTGATCATCTCTGAGGCGATCAATCGGTTGATCGGCTCATCATCGATCAGCAGGATATTCAGGTTCGCGGGGAGAAGTTCCTCCTTTTTTGCAGGTTTCGGAGGGGGGGGCTGCGCGGCGGGAGCGGTGCTTGTCGGGAGGCTCAGGACGAAATGAAAAATACTGCCGGATTCCGCTTCGGGATTGTTCTCGATCCAGATCCTGCCTTTCATCTGCTTGACGAGTTCGGTGATGATGGCCAGACCAAGGCCGGTGCCGCCATATCTTCTGGAGTGGGAATTGTCCGCCTGGGAAAAGGCGGTAAAGATCTGGTGCTGCCGGTTCAGAGGGATACCGATGCCGGTGTCTCTGATCTCGAAATGGAGATGGCAGTTTTCTCCGGCTTCTCCGTGAAGTTCCACTTTCACAAACACCGAGCCTTTTTCGGTGAATTTTACGGCATTGTCGATGAGATTCAGGAGGATCTGGCTGATCCGAACCGGGTCGCCGACCAGAAGATCCGGCACCTGCTCGTCAATGACCCAGTTGAAAGAGAGTCCTTTCCCTTCAGCTTTATGGCGGAAGAGATGCAGGGAAGGGGTCAGTGCTTCGCGCAGGCTGAAACCGACCGCCTCAAGCTCCATTTTCCCCGCTTCAATCTTGGAAAAATCAAGAATATCGTTGATGATGTTCAGGAGCCGGTCGGCCGAGGTTTTGATCAGGGTGAGAAATTTGCGATGCTGTTCCGGCAGTTCCATATTCAGCAGGATATCGGTCAACCCCATCACCCCGTTCATCGGGGTGCGGATTTCATGACTCATCGCTGCCATGAAATTGCTTTTCGCCCGGCTGGAAGATTCGGCGATCTCTTTTGCGAGCTGCAGCTCTTCGGCCTTCTTTCTGCCGGTGATGTCGGTCAGGATCCCTTCAAGATATTCAACTTGTCCTTTATCGTCCCTGCTGACATGGGCGTTCAGCGAAACCTGGATGACTTTTCGGTCTTTCCGGTACATTTCGGTCTCGAAATTTGCGATGGTGCCGGAGGTGAACAGCCTTTTTCTCAGGCGTTCCCGATCGCCCGGATCAACATAAATCCGGTCGAGCTCCGGCTGGGCCTGCAGAATATCATGGGCATCTGCGTAGCCGAGAATATTCGCCAGGGCGGGGTTTGCAAGCAGAAGCTTCCCGTCGGCGGATGTGCGCCATATCCCTTCCGCGGCTTTATCGAATATTGCCCGGTATTGCGCCTCGAGCTTGATGGTTTCCTCTTTCATGATGTTGAAGCGGTCTGCCAGGGCCAGGGCCAGCATGATCATGGTCATCGATGAGCCGATCTGCGGCCCGGAAATGGTCAGGAAATTGGCCGGCAGCACCCCGAAAGCCCGCAGTGCATTACTCATTACCCCGAGAAAAAACATCGACCAGGCGACCATGAAATAACGGGCCGGCCGGTATTTATTGATGATACAGATGATCCCGCAGACAACGTTGGTGAAGATGATCAGCAGGGCCATCAGGGAGCTGGTGCGGATCGCCAGCGAATAATGGCCGGTCAGCGCAGAGATAATTCCTGCCATGCTGATGATCGAGAGCGCCTGGATCAGTTTGTCCAGGCGCGGGCAGTTTTCTCTGGTGACCAGAAAGGAGCGGGTAAAAAAGCCGACGCTGACTGCCGAGGCAACGACAAAGATCGGGGTCGAGTAGTTGTTCCACCAGACCAGACGGGGCCAGAGGTACTCGTAGGCGGAACCGTTCAGGGTGACCTGGAACAGTCCGAAGCTGACAATGAACAGAAGGTAATACAGGTAGTTCCGGTCGTGGACGGTGAGCCACAGGAGCGTGCTGTAAACAGCGAGCACCAGCAGGAAACCGTAGTACATGCCAAGCCCGAACTGGGCGTGATTGTTCTTTTCCGCGAAGGCCTCTTTTGCCCAGATGGTCATGGGCATGTTCATGGTGCTTTCGGTTTCGAACCTGATATAGACCGGCAGGTTGTTCAGCAGATTTTTCGGCAGGTCAAAGAGGAAGTTCCGATTTCTGATCTCCCGGTCGGCAAAAGGTTTCAGATCGCCGGCTGTTTTTTCAAGGTAGCTTCCGTCCTCCCGGGGCAGATAGACCTTTACCGAGTCGAGAAGCGGGTAGGAGATTTCCAGGAGCCAGCGGTCGCTCCCGCTCATGTCTCCGGTCAGGGAGAAGCGGAGCCAGTAGGCGGAGGAGGTGAAACCGAAATTGGGAGTCTTTTCCCGGCAGGGAGTGAATGCCGCTGCATAAGGGGAGGCGGAGACAGTGTCTATGGTGAGGGATTTTTCCCGGTCTTCGAGCACTTCCAGATGGGTGCCGGGATTGTAAATCGTCTGCTCCGGGACCATCACCAGAGGTCCGGCCGAGAGACTGCCTGCCGGGCAGAGAACCCCCTGAAAGAATACCAGTAAGGCGATCATGCTGAATTCTGCAGCTCGTCCGCTCGTCCCGATAAGCGAGCCTGCGAGACATCGAGACGTGTGCCCGAAGGATGAAAAGAGTTTCTGGAGTTGAGTCATTTACTCCGGCCTGTCCGAAACAGGCGTGGTCAAAGGGGTGTCGGTAAAGTTCCTCTCATGGTGATCCGGTCAAGATAACGGAAAGACGCCGGATGAGGCAAGAGAATATGGTGATATTCAGGGTGTCTGGTCGAAAACGTAACGGTTTTTGCCGCTCTTTTTGGCCGTGTAGAGGTTTCGGTCGGCCCTGCGGACCAATCCCGCCAGTTTTTCTCCTTTGGAGTATTGTGCCACGCCGAGACTCAAGGTTTTGATCACCGCTTCGTCCGGGTTGGGATAAAATTCTGTCTCAGCCAGGGCCTTGCGCACCCTTTCGGCCACGGTGATCGCGCTTTCGCCGGGAGTTTCGGGCAGGATGATCGCGAATTCCTCACCGCCGTATCGGCAGGCGATATCGCAGGATCTGACACAGCCGGCGACAATTTCCCCGAGCCGGCTGAGTACCACATCACCATTGTGGTGGCCGTAGGTGTCGTTATGGATCTTGAAATTGTCGATATCCATCATGATCAGGGAAAGATTGTTGCCGTATCTTTCCGCCCGGTCTATCTCGAATTCCAGAGTCTTGTTGAAATGCCGTTTGTTGAACAGCCCGGTTAATTCATCGACCAGGCTCATTTTCCGGTACATGGCGCGGCTTTCTTCCAGGGCCTTTTTGGCCAGGACGTTTTCGGTGATGTCCATGATATAGACCACAATGCCGATCAGTTTCATGTCCGGGCCGCGGAACGGGGTGGCGGTGAGGTGGAAGTGCCGGATAGCCCCATCGGGCATTTTTCTCTCAAGTTCCTGTTCAACCAGCTCCAGCCTGCCTGAGACTATCTGCTTCATGGTACACTGGTCGGTGCCGCAGAGATGGTACGGGAAAATGTCGTGGCATCTGCTGCCCTTGATCTCCTCGCGGCTCAGGCCGGTCAAGTCCTGATATGCCTGGTTGAAACGGATCACCTTGAATTCCTGATTGATCAGGACGATGCCGTTGGTGACTGCCCGGAAGATGGTGTTCAGTTCTATATAGGCCATTTCCGCTTCAATGGCGGTCTGGTTCGACATGGCAAAGGCCTGTTCAATCTGTTCCTGGAGGTCTTCCATTTCCTGTTGCAGCCGGGTGATGGTCTTGTCCTTTTCCTTGAGCAGGGGGTTTTCATGATCGCGCATCATGGCGAGACAGTGATGAATGCTGCTGAGGGAAGTCGGGGCGAAGGGTCTGGTGAGATACAGGTCCACACCTTTCTCGGGCGAGGTTTCCGGGGACAGGTACTCTTCATCGCAGAGCAGGACTACGGGAATTTTCCGGCTGCCCAGCTTGCTGATTTGCCGGAGCAGGGATTTTCCCTGGTCCGGCAGGGAGCGGCTGACGATCACAAAATCAGGCGCTCCTTTTTCAATCTGCTCCCACCCTTCCGCAGCGGTCAGAAAGCAGGCGGCCTTAAGCCCGGACTTTTCCGCCAGGGCGGCGAGTTCATCAAGGTCTTCCTGATTGTTGTTTACAATGAGTATCTCTGGTTCCATGCTGCCTGGAAAGGTCGAAAATAATAATATCGGTCAAGAGCAGATGCCAACCTTCATGTTACGACAGATGGCGGGACTAAAGCAAAAATTATTCGGAAATATTACCGGAATGGGTCCGGGGAAAGTGGTCTGGCTTTGAAAAGGTGATGAATTTGAAAAAAACCAGTCGTATGCGTCCCGATCAGGCAACGATATATCAATGGGTGAGATGACGCTGTCCGCTTGTCTCGTGCCTTTTCAGGTGACCGACAAAAGGGAAAATGCACATCCGGGCAAAATGCGGGCTCACCGTTTCCGATAGGTGAAAACCAGCAGATTCCTTGATATTCCTGAGAACGGCAGGGTCCGGGTGTGGAGGGTGGAAAAAGAAAAACCGCGGTTCTCTCCCCCTGAAGACTTCCACTCTTCAAGTTCGATTTCCGTCCGTGGTCCCTTCATGCAGATCACCCGCCCTTCTTCGGCGACGAAAGGGCGGCTCATCTCAAGAAAGGGGCTGATTGCGGTAACCGCCCGGCTGATGATCAGCGGTGTGTTGTGGCGCAATGCTTCAAGCTGCGGTTCATTTTCCTCCAGGCGGCATTCAAGGACTTCCGCCTCTTTGAGTTCCAGGGTCCGGATGATGTGGCGCAGGAAGGAGGCCCTCTTGCCCCGCGGTTCAACAAGTTTCACCGGGAGATCCGGGCGCATGATTTTAAGCGGCAGTCCCGGAAAACCGGCGCCGCTCCCCACATCTACCAGGCCGGGCGGGGGGCAGTCACCGAGGAGCGGGAGGACGGTCAGGGAATCGAGAAAGTGGTGTTCAACGATGGCGAGGTCCGAGTCCTCTCCCACCAGATTGATTCGGCGGTTCCATTTTTTCAGCTCCCGGCAATAGAGCTGGAATTGGTCGATGATTTTCTCATCTGCCACGATTTTCAGGGCCGACAAGCCCTCGCGCAGCAGATCAGTTGCGGCCATCTGATCTGACGGAAGCCGATCTTGCATGCGCGGTCAGACCTTCCAGGTTGGCGAGCCGCTGGATGTGTTCGCTGTCTTTGAGGAAGGCATCCCGGGTGTATGAGATAATGCTCGATTTCTTGACGAAGGTCTCAACCCCGAGGGCCGATGAAAAACGGGCGGTGCCCATCGTCGGCAGTACATGATTGGGGCCGGCAATATAGTCGCCGGCGGACTCCGGGACGTGGCTGCCGAGGAAAATGGCCCCGGCATGCCTGATCTGGGGCAGGAGTTCAAAGGGGTGGTCGACCATGAGTTCGAGATGTTCAATGGCCACCAGGTTGGCGATCTCGACGGCTTCGGCAAGTGATTCGGCAACCAGCACCACACCCCGGTCGGCCAGAGCTTTTCTCGCAATGTCGGACCGGCTCAATTTGCCGAGTTGTGATTCAAGCTCCGCGATTGTCCGCTCTGCCGTTTCCTGTGATAATGCCACCAGAATGGCCAGGGCCTGAGGGTCATGCTCTGCCTGGGCGAGCATGTCGGCGGCGATATAGGCAGGATTTGCGTTCCCGTCGGCGATGATCAGGACCTCGCTCGGTCCTGCCACCATGTCGATCCTGACCCGGCCGGAAACCTGCTGCTTGGCCTCGGCCACGTACTGGTTGCCGGGGCCGACGATCACGTCGACCGCGGGGATTGATTCAGTCCCGTAGGCGAGTGCGCCGATCGCCCAGGCGCTGCCTGCCTTGTATACTTCGCTGATCCCGATCTTCCGGGCGGCGACCAGAAGGGCAGGGTTGACATTGCCTTCCGCATCGGGCGGGGTGACCATCACCCTTCTTCTCACCCCGGCAATACCGGCCGGAATGCCGTTCATCAGGACCGATGACACAAGGGGGGTCTGCCCGCCCTGTCCTCCGGGGACATAAAGGCCGGCGGTGTCCACCGGGTTTACCAGCCTGCCGGTGATGATGCCGCAGGGGTCGGTCCTGATCCAGGACTGTTCGGTTTCTTTCTCGTGGAAGGAGCGGATTCGGTCGATGGCCAGATCAAGGGTTTCAAGCAGGGGCTGGTCAACCCTGTTTTCCGCCTCTTCCATTTCGGCTTCGGATACCTTGAGCTGCCTTGCGGAAAAATTCGGGGAATCGAATTTGCGGGTATATTCAACGACCGCCGCGTCACCTTTGGACCTGACTTCCGCGAGGATGGCGGCAACCGCCTCCCGGCAGCCGCCACTGGAGCTCTGGAAGCGGTCCTGGAGGGTGTTCAGCAGTTTTTTTCCTTCCGGTGCGGAGGTTCTTGCGGGGGTGATCATCATGTTCTGTTCCTCTTGGTGTTACCGTAGAAATTGAAGGTGCCGGGCCTAGGATAATTAATTTTTCACCCTTCGGGTATAAGTTTTCGTACGAGCAGACAAACTGCTCAGCTCAGCTTTAAGTGAAAGTAAATATGTAATGGTTGAGGAGGATCAAATCGTGCGATCGGAAGAGGATTTGTTCTTTCAACGTGTTCTGTTCATTTGGCCTGCGCGAGCGGGAAGGTGATTTTTATTGCCAATGAATCCAACTTTACCTATTATTCCTGTTATGTTTTTATTTCCGCCTGCGGCGGGAACCATTCATGCTCCTGCCGGAGCCAAAGTCAAACCCTCAAGAAACAAGGGGAACAATAAATAATGACCCTCCATCAGCATTTTATCGGTGTTGCCAAAAAGAACGGCGCCAAACTGGCCTACATAGATCGGACCACCGGCCGCAAGGTGACCTACTCGAAGGCCCTGATCGCCACCCTGCTCTTGGCCGATGAATTCAAAAAATATGACAGTGGTTTTGTCGGGATTATGCTGCCCACTTCCGCAGGATGCGCATTGGCGACAATCGGGGTCCTGATGAGCGGCCGGGTGCCGGTGATGCTGAACTATTCGACCGGGGCCGCCGCCAATGTCGAGTACGGCCAGAAGAAATGCGATTTCCGGACGGTCATCACCTCCCGGGCGCTGCTTGAGAAGATAGACTGCCCCTTTATTGAAGGCATGGTCTATATCGAGGATATCATGGAGAGCCTGTCCGGCCCCAAAAAGGTTATGGCCGCCTTGAAGTCCAAGATGCCGGTCGGGATTCTGCAGAAACTGGTCCATCAGGGAGATGATCACGATGTGACGGTCATCCTTTTTACCAGCGGCAGTGAAAAAGACCCGAAAGCCGTCGAGTTGACCCATAGGAATATTACCGCCAATATCGTCAGCCTCAGTGAACGGTATGGGTTGAACAGTGAAGATGTGTTTCTCGCCAACCTCCCTTTTTTCCATGTCTTCGGATTGACCGCCAACCTGTGGGCGCCTTTGTACCATGGAATGACTGTGGTGGCGTATTCTAATCCTCTTGATTTCAAGGCCATCTGCAATATCGTTAAAAATGACAAACCGAACCTGATGGTCGGCACGCCGAGTTTTTTCTGGGGTTACCTGCGTAAATCCGAGCCCGGGGATTTTGCAAGTATCCGCCTTGCTCTCTGCGGCGCCGATAAATGCCCGGATTCTTTGCGGGACGGGTTTCTGGAAAAACACAAGATGGTTCTCTATGAAGCTTATGGTGCAACTGAAACCTCGCCGGGCATCTCCGGGAATTCGGAGGCGCACAACAAGCCCGGAAGTGTCGGGCTGCCTTTCCCGGGAGTGCAGGTCCGGATTGAGCATTATGAAACCGGTGAGGAATGCGGTGTCGGGGAGACCGGGAAAATCCTGGTGAAAGGCGATATGGTCATGAAAGGGTATTTCGACGATTTTGAGGAGACTTCGATGCATATCCGGCACGGCTGGTATGATACCGGTGACATGGGGATGGTCGATGGTGACGGGTACCTCTGGCATGTGGGGCGGTTGCGGAGATTTGTCAAAATCGGCGGCGAAATGATCTCGCTGGTCAAGGTTGAAAATGTGCTCGAAAAGCACCTGCCGAAAGAGATTCTCTGCTGCGTGGTCGAGATCCCGGATGCCATCAAGGGGGCAAAGATCATTGCCGCGGTAACCGAGGAGATTGACGAAGAGGAGGTTCTGAAAAAGATGGCGCAGGATCTCCCGGCAATCGCCATGCCGAAAAAATTCCATGTCATAGAAGATTTTCCGAAAATGGGCAGCGGGAAAATTGATTTTCGCACGATCACTGAAACTGTCCGCAGTGCATTTCCCAAAGCGGGAAGTCATTAATTGCCGAAGTGGCGGTACTTATCTTCAACGGGGAAAAGATCTGTTTTTTTCCCCCGTCCCTTGCTGATATTCTTTCAGGGAGACGGGGTTTTGAGGGGCCGGTGGGGGTTTGCCGGTCAGGGGGCAATCTTTACAGGATTTCAGGCGGCAGATGACAGTCATCCACTTTATTTCCATCGTTATGGTCACAATCGGCACCGGACTGATGATCTGGGCGATTTCCAGCAGTCTGCAGCTTCACCGCCAGGTCCCGGTGGAACTGAATCGCCGATGGGTGCTCCTCACCGGGCTCATGGTCTTTTTCCATTTCGGCTATCTCGGGTTCATCGTCATCCTGATTACCGGCTTCAGCTTCCCGCTGGAACTGTGGTCGGCCGCGATCATGCTGGCGGGGGCGTGCTTCGTTCTCCTCTTCGTCAAACTGGGCGAAGTCACCATTCTCAAAACCAAAGAGAGCGGTGTGGAAAGCGGGGAGATCAACCAGAAACTGCTGGCCGTCAACCTGGCGCTCCATGACGAGAATCGGGAAAAAGAGCGGATCGGGGAAGAACTCCGAAGCTCAAAGGCCCATCTGGAGAATATTTTCAACAGTTCCATCCCCCTGTGTATAACGAGTTTTGACCATCTGGTGACTGAGGCCAATGATGCCTATTGCGAAATCTTCGGTCGACTCCCGGAAAGCGCAGAGACCAGATGTTACGATTCCAGGCCCGGACCTTCCTGCAACACCCCGCGCTGCCCGATGGCGAGAATTGCCGGGGGCGATACCGAGGTCACCTGCGAGTCGGTCAAGGTCGAGGTGGACGGGAGCAGACATCACTTTCTGGTAACGGCGCGGCCGTTCATTGATTATGACGGTCAAGTAACCGGAATTATTGAGAGTTTTCAGGATATTACCGGTCTCAAAGAGGCGGAAAAAGCCCTCGCCCAGGAGAAGGACCGTCTTTATGTCACCCTGAAAAGCATTATTGACGGGGTGATTGCCACCGATAAAGAAGGGCGGGTGGTTGTCAGCAATGAAGCGGCCAGAAAGATGACCGGCTGGTCGGAAGAGGAGATTGCCGGGAGGAAGATCGGCGAGGTCCTTTCCCTCCGTGATTCCGGAACCAACAAGATGATTGATGATCCGGCGGGCAAAATTCTTCAGGGTGAGAAACCGGAGATCATTCTGAATCATTGTGTCCTGATGGCGAAAGACGGCT
This genomic interval from Pseudomonadota bacterium contains the following:
- a CDS encoding response regulator codes for the protein MNKIPAVRTQPRSYCRLLLIALTGLILFPPVPSLAGEHAQPVTYIEGQESYPLDLHLEILEDRSNRLTIDEVTSPFLSSRFVLNRQQNPNMGFSASAFWLRFTPAANFSTDRKWLLEFAYPLLDQVEVYLPDGKGGFFRKTTGDAQPFASREIQNRNLLVILPQEALSGSPIYVKVKSESTLSFPVNIWSARAFIKKSHNEQFILGIYYGIILVMIIYSLLLLFTLKDIGYLYHLIFIVTFGMFQIIMNGTAYEYLWPEMIWWNSNSLPVFICLSCFGATAFTRNFLETKRQSPLLDRILAVCSALGLFSALLPFLSNYVVSIKVAASEAFICIIFIMITAILCMKRKYRPARYFILAWSMFYIGIIVLVVRAFGFLNNDFLFIYGPQIGSALTVILLALALADRINIMKEETFAAQEQYRSIVENATEGIYRTDPEGRILMVNPSLARTFGYDSPEEVLAGNIDLDDIYVHPEDRLKLRETLFLDNVVQNFETEMYRKDRSRINVLLNLRAVKDGNDKTLYVEGMLTDITSMKRAEEITMAKEAAEAASKAKSAFLATMSHEIRTPMNGVIGLTSMLLKKTGPVDYPKYLKMIRESAGRLMNIINDILDLSRIEAGKLEINTTRFDIRQTIRHALDMLRLDAEKKGLEMHWTIPDTLPTHLVGDPVRITQVLINLVANAIKFTRVGRIDLELLIDREKEGEIDLHFMVRDTGIGVAPAETRNIFNAFTQADSSHSRKYGGTGLGLAICHQLVSLMDGKIWVESNTAPDGNHSGNGSTFHFTLTLGISEPEKNGKDADGENDGLPTKTSLRILLVDDEEINRLVAAENIRQQGWHVEEAENGHQALAALQGNRFDLVLMDLEMPDMDGFETTGLIRAGEAGTGDHLPIIAITAHAVKGYHEKCLAAGMDDYLTKPFKQEHLIDMITKHARK
- a CDS encoding response regulator gives rise to the protein MTQLQKLFSSFGHTSRCLAGSLIGTSGRAAEFSMIALLVFFQGVLCPAGSLSAGPLVMVPEQTIYNPGTHLEVLEDREKSLTIDTVSASPYAAAFTPCREKTPNFGFTSSAYWLRFSLTGDMSGSDRWLLEISYPLLDSVKVYLPREDGSYLEKTAGDLKPFADREIRNRNFLFDLPKNLLNNLPVYIRFETESTMNMPMTIWAKEAFAEKNNHAQFGLGMYYGFLLVLAVYSTLLWLTVHDRNYLYYLLFIVSFGLFQVTLNGSAYEYLWPRLVWWNNYSTPIFVVASAVSVGFFTRSFLVTRENCPRLDKLIQALSIISMAGIISALTGHYSLAIRTSSLMALLIIFTNVVCGIICIINKYRPARYFMVAWSMFFLGVMSNALRAFGVLPANFLTISGPQIGSSMTMIMLALALADRFNIMKEETIKLEAQYRAIFDKAAEGIWRTSADGKLLLANPALANILGYADAHDILQAQPELDRIYVDPGDRERLRKRLFTSGTIANFETEMYRKDRKVIQVSLNAHVSRDDKGQVEYLEGILTDITGRKKAEELQLAKEIAESSSRAKSNFMAAMSHEIRTPMNGVMGLTDILLNMELPEQHRKFLTLIKTSADRLLNIINDILDFSKIEAGKMELEAVGFSLREALTPSLHLFRHKAEGKGLSFNWVIDEQVPDLLVGDPVRISQILLNLIDNAVKFTEKGSVFVKVELHGEAGENCHLHFEIRDTGIGIPLNRQHQIFTAFSQADNSHSRRYGGTGLGLAIITELVKQMKGRIWIENNPEAESGSIFHFVLSLPTSTAPAAQPPPPKPAKKEELLPANLNILLIDDEPINRLIASEMIRQQGFKVSEAESGQQALELLAGQRFDLVLMDVEMPGMDGFETSRTIRSREKRDVHIPIIALTAHAVDGYREKCLAAGMDDYLAKPFEYDDLLEIISRHRTKRHDTPDPSPTEKPQDK
- a CDS encoding diguanylate cyclase; its protein translation is MEPEILIVNNNQEDLDELAALAEKSGLKAACFLTAAEGWEQIEKGAPDFVIVSRSLPDQGKSLLRQISKLGSRKIPVVLLCDEEYLSPETSPEKGVDLYLTRPFAPTSLSSIHHCLAMMRDHENPLLKEKDKTITRLQQEMEDLQEQIEQAFAMSNQTAIEAEMAYIELNTIFRAVTNGIVLINQEFKVIRFNQAYQDLTGLSREEIKGSRCHDIFPYHLCGTDQCTMKQIVSGRLELVEQELERKMPDGAIRHFHLTATPFRGPDMKLIGIVVYIMDITENVLAKKALEESRAMYRKMSLVDELTGLFNKRHFNKTLEFEIDRAERYGNNLSLIMMDIDNFKIHNDTYGHHNGDVVLSRLGEIVAGCVRSCDIACRYGGEEFAIILPETPGESAITVAERVRKALAETEFYPNPDEAVIKTLSLGVAQYSKGEKLAGLVRRADRNLYTAKKSGKNRYVFDQTP
- the rsmG gene encoding 16S rRNA (guanine(527)-N(7))-methyltransferase RsmG, with the translated sequence MAATDLLREGLSALKIVADEKIIDQFQLYCRELKKWNRRINLVGEDSDLAIVEHHFLDSLTVLPLLGDCPPPGLVDVGSGAGFPGLPLKIMRPDLPVKLVEPRGKRASFLRHIIRTLELKEAEVLECRLEENEPQLEALRHNTPLIISRAVTAISPFLEMSRPFVAEEGRVICMKGPRTEIELEEWKSSGGENRGFSFSTLHTRTLPFSGISRNLLVFTYRKR
- the hisD gene encoding histidinol dehydrogenase, which produces MMITPARTSAPEGKKLLNTLQDRFQSSSGGCREAVAAILAEVRSKGDAAVVEYTRKFDSPNFSARQLKVSEAEMEEAENRVDQPLLETLDLAIDRIRSFHEKETEQSWIRTDPCGIITGRLVNPVDTAGLYVPGGQGGQTPLVSSVLMNGIPAGIAGVRRRVMVTPPDAEGNVNPALLVAARKIGISEVYKAGSAWAIGALAYGTESIPAVDVIVGPGNQYVAEAKQQVSGRVRIDMVAGPSEVLIIADGNANPAYIAADMLAQAEHDPQALAILVALSQETAERTIAELESQLGKLSRSDIARKALADRGVVLVAESLAEAVEIANLVAIEHLELMVDHPFELLPQIRHAGAIFLGSHVPESAGDYIAGPNHVLPTMGTARFSSALGVETFVKKSSIISYTRDAFLKDSEHIQRLANLEGLTAHARSASVRSDGRN
- a CDS encoding AMP-binding protein, encoding MTLHQHFIGVAKKNGAKLAYIDRTTGRKVTYSKALIATLLLADEFKKYDSGFVGIMLPTSAGCALATIGVLMSGRVPVMLNYSTGAAANVEYGQKKCDFRTVITSRALLEKIDCPFIEGMVYIEDIMESLSGPKKVMAALKSKMPVGILQKLVHQGDDHDVTVILFTSGSEKDPKAVELTHRNITANIVSLSERYGLNSEDVFLANLPFFHVFGLTANLWAPLYHGMTVVAYSNPLDFKAICNIVKNDKPNLMVGTPSFFWGYLRKSEPGDFASIRLALCGADKCPDSLRDGFLEKHKMVLYEAYGATETSPGISGNSEAHNKPGSVGLPFPGVQVRIEHYETGEECGVGETGKILVKGDMVMKGYFDDFEETSMHIRHGWYDTGDMGMVDGDGYLWHVGRLRRFVKIGGEMISLVKVENVLEKHLPKEILCCVVEIPDAIKGAKIIAAVTEEIDEEEVLKKMAQDLPAIAMPKKFHVIEDFPKMGSGKIDFRTITETVRSAFPKAGSH